Proteins from a genomic interval of Macaca thibetana thibetana isolate TM-01 chromosome 17, ASM2454274v1, whole genome shotgun sequence:
- the CENPJ gene encoding centromere protein J isoform X2 produces MFLMPTSSELNSGQNFLTQWMTNPSRAGVILNRGFPVLEADKEKQAAVDTSTSFPVKGTHCSDSFSFINEEDSLHEEQKLESNSPYRPQSDKSETHTGFPRITKGPQMVPCHDAPGHQEENKNDFIPDLASEFKEGAYKDPLFKKLEQLKEVQQKKQEQLKRQQLEQLQRLMEEQEKLLTMVSGQRTLPGLSVLPDDQSQKHRSPGNVTTGERATRCFPSYVYPDPTQEETCASNILSHEQSNFCRTARGDFVLTSKRASPYLFSEAQCQEAPVEKSNLKEENRNHPTGESILCWEKMTEQIQEANVKNLKKHDDSSEVANIEERPIKAAIRERKQTFEDYLEEQIRLEEQELKQKQLREAEGPLPIKAKPKKPFLKRGEGLARFTNAKSKFQKGKESKLVTNQSTSEDQPLFKMDRQQLQRKTALINKEPCADNPALKKESKAGTKSGSVTLSQKPKVLKCSDRKSLSPSGLKIHTGKKCDGQCRDQIKFDKRVASNNKENVPESRKPCDTGCTGWNKTPGKDGPPLSAGPASRLASKSPMRETVKESESSLDVSLQKTLETWEREKEKENLELDEFLFLEQAADEISFSSNSSFVLKILERDQQICKGHRMSSTPVKAAPQKTNPADPVSQCSRGEGLDHTAHEKDGECEVTPKQLRSLSSADDESREQPCKISRKAVQKSTSENQTEWNAGDDEGVPNSDSSSDSEEQLDITMKPSSEDRGRGFSSREDSPHSCDGKGPFKDTGAQEDKRRDVDLDLSDKDDSSDESVIESVKHKASEPARPSSLSMSKMDFDDERTWTDLEENMCNHDVTLGNESTYGTPQTCYPNNETGVLDKTIKRKIAPVKRGEDLSKSRRSGSPPPTSELMMKFFPALKPKPKSDSHLGTEPKLNISQDQPPGDNARSQVLREKIIELETEIEKFKAENASLAKLRIERESALEKLRKEIADFEQQKAKELARIEEFKKEEMRKLQKERKVFEKYSTAARTFPDKKEREEIQTLKQQIADLREDLKRKETKWSSTHGRLRSQIEMLVRENTDLREEMKVMERFRLDAWKRAEAVERSLEVEKKDKLANTSVRFQNNQISSGTQVEKYKKNYLPMQGTAQPPHTPGSLLADRLPSLSSFRPFSCNIQLRYTF; encoded by the exons ATGTTCCTGATGCCAACCTCTTCAGAGTTAAACAGTGGGCAGAACTTCCTAACCCAGTGGATGACCAATCCTTCTCGGGCCGGGGTCATATTAAATCGTGGATTTCCTGTTTTGGAAGCAGACAAAGAGAAGCAAGCAGCTGTGGACACTTCTACCAGCTTTCCTGTTAAAGGCACACATTGTTCTGACAGCTTcagctttataaatgaagaagatTCACTTCATGAAGAACAGAAGTTGGAGTCAAACAGCCCTTACAGACCACAGTCAGATAAATCCGAAACCCACACAGGCTTTCCTCGCATTACAAAGGGACCACAGATGGTTCCATGTCACGACGCTCCTGGACACCAGGAAGAGAACAAAAATGACTTCATCCCAGATCTTGCGAGTGAATTCAAAGAAGGGGCTTATAAAgacccactttttaaaaaacttgaacaG CTGAAAGAAGTACAACAGAAGAAGCAGGAGCAATTGAAGAGGCAACAGTTGGAGCAACTCCAGAGACTCATGGAAGAACAAGAGAAGCTGCTCACCATGGTGTCCGGGCAGCGCACACTTCCAG GTTTGAGTGTACTGCCTGATGATCAGAGCCAGAAGCACAGATCTCCAGGAAATGTCACCACTGGAGAGAGAGCCACACGCTGCTTCCCATCGTATGTCTACCCAGACCCAACCCAGGAAGAAACATGCGCTTCCAACATTTTATCCCATGAGCAAAGCAACTTCTGTAGAACTGCTCGTGGAGATTTTGTCTTAACTTCAAAACGTGCttctccttatttattttctgaggcaCAGTGTCAAGAAGCACCTGtggaaaaaagtaatttaaaagaagaaaaccgTAACCATCCTACAG GAGAAAGTATTTTATGTTGGGAGAAAATGACAGAACAAATTCAGGAAGCTAATgttaagaacttaaaaaaacaTGATGATTCCTCAGAAGTGGCTAATATTGAAGAAAG GCCCATTAAAGCTGCTATTAGAGAAAGGAAACAGACCTTTGAAGACTACTTAGAAGAACAAATTCGGTTGGAAGAGCAAGAACTGAAGCAAAAACAGCTGAGG gaagCAGAAGGACCACTGCCAatcaaagcaaaaccaaaaaaaccatttttaaaacgAGGAGAAGGTTTAGCCAGATTTACTAATGCTAAATCTAAGTttcaaaaagggaaagaaagtaaACTAGTGACTAACCAGAGCACTTCCGAGGACCAGCCACTATTTAAAATGGATAGACAGCAACTCCAGCGGAAAACCGCTCTCATAAATAAGGAGCCGTGTGCAGACAACCCTGCCCTTAAAAAGGAGAGTAAAGCTGGAACCAAGAGTGGTTCTGTCACCCTCAGTCAGAAGCCGAAAGTGCTGAAGTGTAGTGACAGGAAAAGTCTTTCTCCATCAGGACTGAAAATACACACAGGGAAGAAATGCGATGGGCAATGTAGAGACCAGATCAAATTTGATAAAAGAGTCGCatctaataataaagaaaatgtgcctgAGAGTCGAAAACCTTGTGATACTGGCTGCACAGGGTGGAATAAGACACCAGGTAAAGACGGACCTCCTCTTTCAGCGGGGCCGGCCAGCCGCCTGGCTTCCAAGAGCCCCATGAGGGAGACCGTGAAAGAGTCTGAATCTTCTCTTGATGTTTCTCTTCAGAAGACGTTAGAGACTTGGGAacgagaaaaggaaaaggaaaatttggaattagatgaatttttgtttttagaacaaGCTGCTGATGAAATATCATTTTCTAGTAATTCCTCATTTGTACTGAAAATCTTAGAAAGGGATCAACAGATCTGCAAAGGTCACCGGATGTCTTCCACCCCTGTCAAAGCTGCGCCACAGAAGACAAATCCGGCAGATCCCGTTAGTCAGTGTAGCCGCGGTGAGGGTTTGGACCACACTGCACATGAGAAGGACGGTGAGTGTGAAGTCACACCCAAACAACTCCGTTCACTGTCCTCAGCTGATGATGAATCGAGGGAACAGCCTTGTAAAATCAGTAGGAAAGCCGTCCAAAAGAGCACTTCTGAAAATCAAACGGAATGGAATGCAGGTGACGATGAAGGTGTTCCGAACAGTGACAGTAGCAGTGACTCTGAGGAACAGCTTGATATTACCATGAAACCCTCATCTGAGGATAGAGGAAGGGGCTTCAGCAGCAGAGAGGACAGCCCACACAGCTGTGATGGTAAGGGGCCTTTTAAGGACACCGGGGCCCAAGAAGATAAAAGGAGAGACGTCGATCTGGATTTGTCTGATAAAGATGACAGTAGCGATGAGTCTGTCATAGAAAGCGTAAAACACAAAGCGTCTGAGCCTGCAAGACCCTCATCCCTAAGTATGAGTAAAATGGACTTTGATGATGAGAGAACTTGGACTGACCTTGAAGAGAACATGTGTAATCATGACGTTACTCTTGGGAATGAATCCACTTACGGGACGCCGCAGACATGCTACCCTAATAATGAAACAGGTGTCCTggacaaaacaataaaaaggaagattGCACCAGTCAAGAGGGGAGAAGACTTGAGCAAGTCCAGGAGGAGCGGAAGTCCTCCTCCTACATCGGAGCTGATGATGAAATTCTTTCCTGCTTTGAAACCAAAACCGAAGTCAGATTCACACTTGGGAACCGAACCCAAGTTAAACATAAGTCAAGACCAACCACCTG GTGACAATGCTCGATCCCAGgttttgagagagaaaattattgaattggaaacagaaatagaaaagtttaAAGCCGAGAACGCATCTTTAGCTAAACTTCGCATTGAACGAGAAAGTGCCTTGGAAAAACTCAG GAAAGAAATTGCAGACTTTGAACAACAGAAAGCAAAAGAATTAGCTCGAATAGAAGagtttaaaaaggaggaaatgaggaagCTACAAAAGGAACGTAAAGTTTTTGAAAAGTATTCTACAGCTGCAAGAACTTTTCCAGATAAAAAGGAACGTGAAGAAATACAG actttAAAACAGCAAATAGCAGACTTACGGGAAGatttgaaaagaaaggaaaccaaatGGTCAAGTACACACGGCCGTCTCAGAAGCCAGATAGAAATGTTAGTCAGAGAGAACACAGACCTCAGGGAAGAAATGAAAGTGATGGAAAGATTCCGACTGGATGCCTGGAAAAGAGCAGAAGCCGTAGAGCGCAGCCTTGAGGTGGAGAAGAAGGACAAGCTCGCG